Proteins encoded in a region of the Streptomyces sp. PCS3-D2 genome:
- a CDS encoding M50 family metallopeptidase, with protein MDSSTTAGLWDRLTGVQTAPEQWLVIATGVVALAAVGPRPLWRLSRNAITIAHEGGHGLLALLTGRRLSGIRLHSDTSGVTVSRGKPTGLGMILTAAGGYTAPSLLGLGGAALLSAHRITLLLWAATALLAAMLMMIRNAYGALTVVLTGGTFLLVSWLAPAEVQAGFAYLVVWFLLLGGVRPVFELGAKRRGGGAPDSDADQLGRLTHVHPVVWLLFFHVVALCSLLGGGRWLLGL; from the coding sequence ATGGACAGCAGCACGACGGCCGGCCTGTGGGACCGGCTCACGGGCGTACAGACCGCACCCGAGCAATGGCTGGTGATCGCGACCGGCGTGGTCGCACTGGCCGCAGTGGGGCCCCGCCCGCTGTGGCGGCTGTCGCGCAACGCCATCACCATCGCCCACGAGGGCGGGCACGGCCTGCTGGCACTGCTCACCGGGCGGCGGCTGAGCGGCATACGCCTGCACTCCGACACCAGCGGGGTCACCGTCAGCCGGGGCAAGCCGACGGGCCTGGGGATGATCCTGACCGCTGCCGGCGGCTACACCGCGCCCTCGCTGCTCGGCCTCGGCGGAGCGGCGCTGCTCTCGGCGCACCGGATCACCCTGCTGCTGTGGGCGGCCACGGCCCTGCTGGCGGCCATGCTCATGATGATCCGCAACGCGTACGGGGCACTGACGGTGGTACTGACCGGCGGAACCTTCCTGCTGGTGTCCTGGCTGGCCCCGGCCGAGGTGCAGGCCGGCTTCGCCTACCTCGTCGTGTGGTTCCTGCTGCTGGGCGGGGTCCGGCCGGTCTTCGAACTGGGCGCCAAGCGGCGGGGCGGCGGGGCACCCGATTCCGACGCCGACCAGCTGGGGCGCCTCACCCACGTACACCCGGTGGTGTGGCTTCTCTTCTTCCACGTCGTCGCGCTGTGCTCGCTGCTCGGCGGCGGCCGCTGGCTGCTCGGCCTGTGA
- the aroA gene encoding 3-phosphoshikimate 1-carboxyvinyltransferase translates to MTETPAPALWPAPLADGTVHATVTVPGSKSVTNRALVLAALASEPGWVRRPLRSRDSQLMSDALRAMGVGIEETVSSSSAGADASGEAWRVIPAALHGPTTVDVGNAGTVMRFLPPVATLADGDIRFDGDPRSYERPLGQVIAALRTLGARIDDDGRGALPMTVQGGGALEGGTVEIDASNSSQFVSALLLSAPRFNQGVEVRHVGGNLPSMPHIRMTVEMLRAAGAQVDTPEAGGEKDVWRVSPGALLGRDMVVEPDLSNAQPFLAAALITGGTVTVPDWPRRTTQPGDALRRIFTEMGGSCELTDAGLVFTGTGKIHGIDVDLSEVGELTPGIAAVASLADSESVLRGVAHLRLHETDRLAALTKEINALGGDVTETEDGLRIRPRRMHGGVFHTYEDHRMATAGAVIGLAVEGVRIENVATTAKTLPDFPAMWTDMLAGDSGPGAGAGA, encoded by the coding sequence ATGACCGAGACCCCCGCCCCTGCCCTCTGGCCCGCTCCGCTCGCCGATGGGACCGTCCACGCCACCGTCACGGTGCCGGGGTCCAAATCGGTCACCAACCGCGCCCTCGTGCTCGCCGCGCTCGCGTCCGAGCCGGGCTGGGTGCGCCGCCCGCTGCGCTCGCGCGACTCCCAGCTGATGTCGGACGCGCTGCGCGCGATGGGCGTGGGCATCGAGGAGACCGTCTCCTCCAGCTCCGCCGGCGCCGACGCGAGCGGCGAGGCCTGGCGGGTCATCCCGGCGGCCCTGCACGGCCCGACGACGGTGGACGTCGGCAACGCCGGAACGGTCATGCGCTTCCTGCCTCCCGTCGCCACCCTCGCCGACGGCGACATCCGCTTCGACGGCGACCCGCGCTCCTACGAACGGCCCCTCGGCCAGGTCATCGCCGCCCTGCGCACGCTCGGCGCCCGGATCGACGACGACGGCCGCGGCGCGCTGCCCATGACCGTCCAGGGCGGCGGGGCGCTGGAGGGCGGCACCGTCGAGATCGACGCCAGCAACTCCTCCCAGTTCGTCTCCGCCCTGCTGCTGTCCGCGCCGCGGTTCAACCAGGGCGTCGAGGTCCGGCACGTGGGCGGAAACCTGCCGTCGATGCCGCACATCCGGATGACCGTGGAGATGCTGCGCGCAGCGGGCGCCCAGGTGGACACCCCCGAGGCCGGCGGCGAGAAGGACGTGTGGCGGGTCTCCCCCGGCGCCCTGCTGGGCCGCGACATGGTCGTGGAGCCGGACCTGTCCAACGCACAGCCCTTCCTGGCCGCGGCCCTGATCACGGGCGGCACGGTGACCGTTCCCGACTGGCCGCGCCGCACCACGCAGCCGGGTGACGCGCTGCGCCGGATCTTCACGGAGATGGGCGGGTCCTGCGAACTGACCGACGCCGGCCTGGTCTTCACCGGCACGGGCAAGATCCACGGCATCGACGTGGACCTGAGCGAGGTCGGCGAGCTCACCCCGGGCATCGCCGCGGTGGCGTCCCTGGCCGATTCCGAGTCGGTGCTGCGCGGCGTCGCCCACCTGCGGCTGCACGAGACGGACCGGCTGGCCGCGCTGACCAAGGAGATCAACGCGCTCGGCGGCGACGTCACCGAGACCGAGGACGGCCTGCGCATCCGGCCGCGCCGGATGCACGGCGGGGTGTTCCACACGTACGAGGACCACCGGATGGCGACCGCGGGCGCGGTGATCGGCCTGGCCGTGGAGGGCGTGCGGATCGAGAACGTGGCCACGACCGCCAAGACCCTGCCGGACTTCCCGGCGATGTGGACGGACATGCTGGCCGGGGACTCGGGACCCGGAGCGGGTGCGGGAGCGTAG
- a CDS encoding SOS response-associated peptidase: MCGRYAASRGPQDLVEAFGIEKWEPEESLAPDFNVAPTKEVHVVLDRPLKDASHPRPVRQLRVLKWGLVPSWAKNPDGAARMINARSETLHEKPSFRRAFAQRRCIIPADGYYEWVTAHDERQLEVEGRRKRARKQPYFVLPSDGSLFAMAGIYEFWRDRTLPDEHPLAWWATCSVITTEAETGPLGVAPVEGPRSLSEIHPRMPLMLTPDRWDAWLDPANTDTEGSLRELLAPPPGGLMRAYPVSTAVSSVRNNGPELLAELAAPEEGTLF; this comes from the coding sequence ATGTGCGGACGGTATGCAGCGAGTCGTGGACCGCAGGACCTCGTGGAGGCCTTCGGCATCGAGAAGTGGGAGCCGGAGGAGTCCCTGGCCCCCGACTTCAACGTGGCGCCGACGAAGGAGGTCCACGTCGTCCTCGACCGTCCTCTGAAGGACGCTTCGCACCCGCGTCCGGTTCGCCAGCTGCGCGTCCTGAAATGGGGACTCGTGCCCTCCTGGGCCAAGAACCCCGACGGCGCCGCCCGGATGATCAACGCCCGGTCGGAGACCCTGCACGAGAAGCCGTCCTTCCGGCGCGCGTTCGCGCAGCGCCGCTGCATCATCCCCGCCGACGGGTACTACGAGTGGGTCACCGCCCACGACGAGCGGCAGCTGGAGGTGGAGGGCCGGCGGAAACGGGCCCGCAAGCAGCCCTACTTCGTGCTCCCCTCCGACGGCTCCCTGTTCGCCATGGCCGGCATATACGAGTTCTGGCGCGACCGGACCCTGCCCGACGAACACCCCCTCGCCTGGTGGGCGACCTGCTCGGTGATCACCACCGAGGCCGAGACCGGACCGCTGGGCGTCGCCCCCGTCGAGGGGCCGCGCTCGCTGTCCGAGATCCACCCGCGGATGCCGCTGATGCTCACCCCCGACCGCTGGGACGCCTGGCTCGACCCTGCGAACACCGACACCGAGGGCTCCCTGCGGGAGCTGCTCGCGCCGCCGCCCGGCGGGCTGATGCGCGCCTACCCGGTGTCCACCGCCGTGAGCAGCGTGCGCAACAACGGGCCGGAACTGCTGGCGGAGCTGGCCGCACCGGAGGAGGGCACTCTCTTCTAG